The Hymenobacter sp. DG01 genome has a segment encoding these proteins:
- a CDS encoding YHYH domain-containing protein — protein MKSLYSITVAALLLFTTPKVMAHSGGLDSDGGHHNRKTGGYHYHRGVRGNMNWIILGGAAIVFFLLKSKGNRK, from the coding sequence ATGAAATCACTCTACTCAATTACAGTTGCAGCTTTGCTCTTATTTACCACGCCTAAAGTTATGGCCCATAGTGGCGGCTTAGATAGTGATGGTGGTCATCATAATAGAAAAACTGGCGGCTACCACTATCACCGGGGCGTGCGAGGAAATATGAACTGGATTATTTTAGGTGGCGCCGCCATTGTTTTCTTTCTCTTAAAATCGAAAGGCAATAGGAAATAG
- a CDS encoding TatD family hydrolase, with amino-acid sequence MQLSDSHAHVYSEQFKPDQDEMLLRAFEAGVRTIFMPNIDHTSIDPMLEVEAKYPSQCFAQMGLHPCHVTRHFEKELYEVEAWLSRRPFAAVGECGIDLYWDKTHLAEQQEALRIQVDLAKKYNLPLVLHTREAFREAADIITAAQDGTLRGVFHCFSGTRQEADEVIRLGFKLGIGGVATFKNGGLDKVLPGLGLEHLLLETDCPYLAPIPYRGKRNEPAYLPFVAHRVAEIMGQDPEEVAEVTTRNTLALFGEVGK; translated from the coding sequence ATGCAACTTTCCGATTCGCACGCGCACGTTTACTCCGAGCAGTTTAAGCCCGACCAGGATGAGATGCTGCTCCGGGCTTTTGAGGCCGGGGTTCGCACCATCTTCATGCCCAACATCGACCACACCAGCATTGACCCCATGCTGGAAGTGGAAGCCAAATATCCTTCGCAGTGCTTTGCCCAAATGGGCCTGCACCCCTGCCACGTCACCCGCCACTTCGAGAAGGAGCTGTATGAGGTGGAAGCCTGGCTGAGCCGCCGGCCCTTCGCGGCGGTAGGGGAGTGCGGCATTGACTTGTACTGGGACAAAACCCACCTGGCGGAGCAGCAGGAGGCCCTGCGCATTCAGGTGGATCTGGCCAAGAAATACAACCTCCCCCTGGTACTGCACACCCGCGAAGCCTTCCGCGAAGCCGCCGACATTATTACGGCCGCCCAGGACGGCACGCTGCGCGGCGTGTTTCACTGCTTTTCCGGCACCCGCCAGGAGGCCGACGAGGTAATCCGCCTAGGCTTTAAGCTGGGCATCGGGGGCGTGGCGACGTTCAAGAACGGCGGCCTCGACAAGGTGCTGCCGGGCCTGGGCCTGGAGCACCTGCTGCTGGAAACCGACTGCCCCTACCTGGCGCCCATCCCGTACCGGGGTAAGCGCAACGAGCCCGCCTACCTGCCCTTCGTGGCCCACCGCGTAGCCGAAATTATGGGCCAGGACCCCGAGGAAGTAGCCGAAGTCACCACCCGCAACACCCTGGCCTTGTTTGGGGAGGTAGGGAAGTAG
- a CDS encoding polysaccharide deacetylase family protein, translating into MHLHRMPGLVQRLFPDCLWQMPATAPPTLYLTFDDGPIPEETPFVVEELAKYGAKGTFFCVGDNLRRHPEVARLVVEQGHRLANHTYHHISGWSHPQAHYLRDVAQCQELLTELQPEARPLLRPPYGRITPGLARELNLTHKVVMWDMLTCDYDRDFAPEACLATAIRLSRPGSIVVFHDSLKASPNLRYVLPRYLAHFAERGYRFERL; encoded by the coding sequence ATGCACTTACACCGAATGCCGGGCCTGGTTCAGCGGCTGTTTCCGGACTGCCTCTGGCAGATGCCCGCTACCGCGCCGCCTACCCTCTACCTTACCTTCGATGATGGCCCCATTCCCGAGGAAACGCCGTTTGTGGTGGAGGAGCTGGCAAAATACGGGGCCAAAGGCACGTTCTTCTGCGTGGGCGACAACCTGCGCCGCCACCCGGAGGTAGCGCGGCTGGTAGTGGAGCAGGGCCACCGCCTGGCCAACCACACCTACCACCACATCAGCGGCTGGAGTCACCCGCAGGCCCACTACCTCCGGGATGTGGCCCAGTGCCAGGAGCTGCTCACGGAGCTGCAGCCTGAGGCCCGGCCCCTGCTGCGCCCACCCTACGGCCGCATCACGCCCGGCCTGGCCCGGGAGCTGAACCTTACCCACAAAGTAGTAATGTGGGACATGCTCACCTGCGACTACGACCGGGATTTCGCCCCCGAAGCCTGCCTGGCTACTGCCATTCGCTTGTCGCGGCCGGGCTCCATAGTCGTGTTTCACGACAGCCTGAAAGCCAGCCCTAACCTGCGCTACGTGCTGCCTCGCTACCTCGCCCATTTCGCCGAACGCGGCTACCGCTTCGAGCGGCTGTAG
- a CDS encoding dihydrofolate reductase family protein: MKRPHVICHMMSTVDGKILSANWKDQELTDTFAGYFEKYHETFTTEAWMCGRITMERDFSGGVQPELRPAPQPIAREAFIGDPDATSFAVAVDAHGKLGWETNSTGGDHIVEVLTEQVSDEYLYYLQRQGISYLFGGEKEVDFAVVLEQLAALFPIKTLMLEGGGHLNGSLLNAGLIDELSLLVLPLADGTPLSPTTFEVSDYLPKGPATRLYLAQVQQLDNDVVWLKYRFKQTQE; encoded by the coding sequence ATGAAACGACCCCACGTAATCTGCCACATGATGTCCACGGTGGACGGAAAGATTCTGTCCGCGAACTGGAAGGACCAGGAGCTGACCGACACCTTTGCCGGCTACTTCGAGAAGTACCACGAAACCTTTACCACTGAGGCCTGGATGTGCGGGCGCATCACCATGGAGCGCGACTTCTCGGGTGGTGTGCAGCCCGAGCTGCGGCCCGCTCCGCAACCCATAGCCCGCGAGGCCTTCATCGGCGACCCGGACGCTACCTCCTTTGCTGTGGCCGTGGACGCACATGGCAAGCTGGGATGGGAAACCAACTCCACCGGCGGCGACCATATTGTGGAGGTGCTCACGGAGCAGGTCAGCGACGAGTACCTGTACTACCTGCAGCGCCAGGGCATTTCCTACCTGTTCGGGGGTGAGAAAGAGGTGGATTTTGCCGTGGTGCTGGAGCAGCTGGCGGCCCTGTTTCCCATTAAAACCCTGATGCTGGAGGGCGGCGGCCACCTCAACGGCTCTTTGCTTAATGCCGGCCTGATTGACGAGCTGAGCCTGCTGGTGCTGCCCCTGGCCGATGGTACGCCCCTTTCGCCAACCACCTTTGAGGTGAGCGACTACCTGCCCAAAGGCCCCGCCACCCGCCTGTACCTTGCCCAGGTGCAGCAGCTCGACAACGACGTGGTGTGGCTGAAATACCGGTTTAAGCAAACCCAGGAATAG
- a CDS encoding glycosyltransferase — MLLLTLYFLSWFGLLAAAAILFVRQQGSQPGPLPQPLPRVSILIAARNEQAAISRCLQAIRALRYPPGLVEVLLGDDASTDDTAAVATAAMQGYGGSFRLLSITEAWGTARGKANVLAHLARASSSDFFFITDADIAVPPTWLQGLLAHARPGVGIVTGLTLVTGPRLFHRLQGLDWLMSLGLVQVVTDLGRPVTAMGNNMLITRAAYEATGGYEQLPFSVTEDYELFKAVLRRGYTSRNLFRPEVLAESLPQYTWNGLLHQRRRWMRGVEQLPAWLKTCLALYGSFYLVLAGFAVVAGVGPALGVWAGKVLLQGAWAWLCFRRVGRRAPLGLLPLFELYTILLSGGLVIFRLLPVAFTWKGRAYR; from the coding sequence ATGCTGCTGTTGACGCTTTATTTTCTGAGCTGGTTTGGGCTGCTGGCCGCCGCGGCCATATTATTTGTCCGGCAGCAGGGGAGCCAGCCGGGGCCTTTGCCCCAACCGCTGCCGCGCGTGAGCATTCTCATTGCCGCTCGCAACGAGCAGGCCGCCATTAGCCGCTGCCTGCAAGCTATCCGGGCCCTGCGCTACCCCCCGGGGCTGGTCGAAGTCCTGCTCGGCGACGATGCCTCTACTGACGATACCGCCGCTGTGGCCACGGCCGCTATGCAGGGTTACGGCGGTTCCTTTCGTCTTCTGTCCATTACCGAGGCCTGGGGCACGGCCCGCGGCAAGGCTAATGTGCTGGCCCATCTGGCCCGCGCTTCTTCTTCTGACTTCTTCTTTATTACCGACGCCGACATTGCCGTGCCGCCTACCTGGCTGCAAGGGCTGCTGGCTCATGCCCGGCCCGGCGTGGGCATTGTTACGGGCCTGACGCTGGTAACGGGGCCGCGCCTGTTCCACCGCCTGCAGGGCCTCGACTGGCTGATGTCGTTGGGGCTGGTGCAGGTGGTTACGGACCTGGGCCGGCCGGTAACCGCCATGGGCAACAACATGCTCATTACCCGTGCTGCCTACGAGGCCACCGGCGGCTATGAGCAGCTACCCTTCTCCGTCACCGAAGACTACGAGCTGTTCAAGGCAGTGCTGCGGCGCGGGTACACCTCCCGCAACCTGTTCCGGCCCGAGGTGCTGGCCGAGTCGCTGCCCCAATACACCTGGAACGGGCTGCTGCACCAGCGGCGGCGCTGGATGCGTGGGGTGGAGCAGCTGCCCGCCTGGCTCAAAACCTGCCTGGCGCTGTACGGCTCGTTTTACCTGGTGCTGGCCGGGTTTGCGGTGGTGGCGGGGGTAGGGCCGGCCCTGGGTGTGTGGGCCGGCAAGGTGCTGCTGCAGGGGGCATGGGCCTGGCTGTGCTTCCGGCGGGTGGGGCGCCGCGCCCCCCTGGGGCTGCTGCCCTTGTTTGAGCTATACACGATTCTGCTCAGTGGGGGGCTGGTCATCTTTCGCCTGCTGCCGGTGGCCTTTACCTGGAAAGGGCGGGCGTACCGCTAA
- a CDS encoding asparaginase, with protein MPTPPLPPKPETAIMVIYTGGTVGMAYNRRGELVPMNFEQIRKKMPELRQLNMQVEVTNLGEPIDSSNVTVADWLRLAALIEENYARYDGFVVLHGTDTMAYSAAALSFLLENLGKAVVFTGAQVPVGRIRTDARRNLVTALEMAAARHPTAGTARVPEVCLFFNDLLIRGNRAKKVESQQYNAFRSENYPPLARAGIELDFNDQQIWRLPSAPLLAHQRLDDRVTILRLFPGLTERVLRAHLEADDLRGCVLETYGSGNAPTAPWFLKCLRDAADRGVHLLNVSQCEEGRVMQGRYETSAYLTELGVVGGADVTVEAAIAKLMFVLGLRQNAPETRHLLTQDLRGEITIM; from the coding sequence TTGCCTACCCCTCCGCTTCCGCCCAAGCCCGAAACTGCCATCATGGTCATTTACACCGGTGGCACGGTGGGCATGGCCTACAACCGCCGCGGCGAGCTGGTGCCCATGAACTTCGAGCAGATCCGGAAGAAGATGCCGGAGCTGCGCCAGCTGAATATGCAGGTGGAAGTCACCAACCTCGGCGAGCCCATTGACTCCAGCAACGTGACCGTGGCCGACTGGCTGCGGCTGGCGGCGTTAATCGAGGAAAACTACGCCCGCTACGACGGCTTCGTGGTGCTGCACGGCACCGATACCATGGCCTACTCGGCGGCGGCGCTTAGCTTCCTACTCGAAAATCTGGGCAAGGCCGTGGTGTTTACCGGCGCCCAGGTGCCCGTGGGCCGCATCCGTACCGATGCTCGCCGCAACCTGGTTACGGCCCTGGAAATGGCCGCCGCCCGCCATCCCACGGCCGGCACGGCGCGAGTGCCGGAGGTATGCCTGTTCTTCAACGACCTGCTGATTCGGGGCAACCGGGCCAAAAAGGTGGAAAGCCAGCAGTACAATGCCTTCCGCTCCGAAAACTACCCGCCCCTGGCCCGGGCCGGCATCGAGCTGGATTTCAACGACCAGCAGATTTGGCGGCTGCCCTCCGCGCCCCTGCTGGCCCACCAGCGCCTCGACGACCGGGTGACCATTCTGCGCCTGTTTCCGGGCCTGACGGAGCGGGTGCTGCGGGCCCACCTGGAGGCCGACGACCTGCGCGGCTGCGTGCTGGAAACCTACGGCTCGGGCAATGCCCCTACCGCCCCCTGGTTCCTCAAGTGCCTGCGCGACGCCGCTGACCGGGGTGTGCACCTGCTCAACGTAAGCCAGTGCGAGGAGGGCCGCGTGATGCAGGGCCGCTACGAAACCAGCGCCTACCTCACCGAATTGGGGGTAGTAGGCGGGGCCGATGTAACCGTGGAAGCAGCCATTGCCAAGCTCATGTTCGTGCTGGGACTCAGGCAGAACGCCCCGGAAACCCGCCACCTGCTCACGCAGGACCTGCGCGGCGAAATCACGATAATGTAG
- a CDS encoding glycoside hydrolase family 3 C-terminal domain-containing protein, which yields MPLFPPSSRALLMAALFCASSHLATAQAKRAATPATPKTATAAGTNRQQALMGNEAKIDELLKKLTLEEKIAMIHATSSFNSGGVKRLGIPEMATSDGPHGVRLEHGRDWKPDEGVNDSGTYLPTGNTLASTWNPELGYAFGSVLGSEAAFRGKDIILGPGINIVRTPLNGRNFEYLSEDPYLVSKMVVGYIRGVQDQGVSASVKHYAANNQEEHRNDIDVYMSERALREIYLPGFQAAIQEGGAHTLMGSYNKFRGQYATHNAYLMNDILKGEWGFKGLVISDWGSVHDTQEGLRNGTDLEMGTDLSLMYNSVDQTASQVKQEDMPSLYDRFFFGRPALEAVKKDKSLEPLIDDKVRRILRVMYATHMMDGAKRKPGAYNTPEHQATARKVAEEGIVLLKNEGNILPLRKTAKSFAIIGANATRENALGGGSSQVKAKYEITPLQGLQKALGPQAKITYAPGYKIARNQKADPQLIEQAVAAAKAADVAIIVGGATHGYDYKVWSDNAYDAEGYDKPDMKMPFGQDELIQAVLKANPNTVVVLLGGGPIDVSAWAGQAKGIVEAWYPGMEGGNALASILLGDVNPSGKLPFTFPVKLEDSPAHKLGEYPSTPGNPLKQTYKEDIFVGYRYFDTYKVAPQFAFGHGLSYTSFDYGKLTVKPAAQSATVTLSVRNTGKVAGAEVVQLYVHDDQASVKRPEKELKAFQKVFLKPGESKTVTLTLGPDAFRYYDEAKKQWVLEPGKFTLLVGSSSRDIRQTGEVKL from the coding sequence ATGCCTCTGTTCCCGCCCTCTTCCCGCGCCCTGCTGATGGCCGCTCTGTTCTGCGCATCCAGCCACCTTGCCACTGCCCAAGCCAAGCGGGCCGCTACTCCGGCTACCCCCAAAACTGCCACAGCTGCCGGCACCAACCGCCAGCAGGCCCTGATGGGCAACGAGGCTAAAATCGATGAGCTGCTCAAGAAGCTGACCCTGGAGGAAAAGATTGCCATGATTCACGCTACCTCTTCCTTTAACTCGGGAGGCGTGAAGCGCTTGGGCATTCCGGAAATGGCTACCTCCGACGGCCCCCACGGCGTACGCCTGGAGCACGGCCGCGACTGGAAGCCCGACGAAGGCGTGAACGACTCGGGTACCTACCTGCCCACCGGCAACACCCTGGCTTCTACCTGGAACCCCGAGCTGGGCTACGCCTTTGGCTCGGTGCTGGGCAGTGAGGCCGCCTTCCGGGGCAAGGACATTATTCTGGGTCCTGGCATCAACATCGTGCGCACTCCCCTGAACGGCCGCAACTTCGAATACCTCAGCGAAGACCCCTACCTCGTGTCGAAGATGGTGGTGGGCTACATCCGGGGAGTGCAGGACCAGGGCGTATCGGCCAGCGTAAAGCACTACGCCGCCAACAACCAGGAAGAGCACCGCAACGACATTGACGTGTACATGAGCGAGCGGGCCCTGCGCGAAATCTACCTGCCGGGCTTCCAGGCCGCTATTCAGGAGGGCGGGGCGCATACACTCATGGGCTCCTACAACAAATTCCGGGGCCAGTATGCCACCCACAACGCCTACCTCATGAACGACATTCTCAAAGGGGAGTGGGGCTTCAAGGGGTTGGTTATCAGTGACTGGGGCTCGGTGCATGACACTCAGGAAGGCCTGCGCAACGGCACCGATCTGGAAATGGGCACCGACCTCTCCCTGATGTACAACAGCGTGGACCAAACGGCCAGCCAGGTAAAGCAGGAGGACATGCCCAGCCTCTATGACCGGTTCTTCTTCGGCCGGCCGGCTCTGGAGGCTGTGAAAAAGGATAAGTCTCTGGAGCCCCTGATAGACGACAAGGTGCGCCGGATTCTGCGCGTTATGTATGCCACCCACATGATGGACGGGGCCAAGCGCAAGCCCGGCGCCTACAACACCCCCGAGCACCAGGCCACGGCCCGCAAAGTGGCCGAGGAAGGCATCGTGCTGCTCAAAAACGAGGGTAACATCCTACCCCTCCGGAAAACCGCGAAGTCCTTTGCCATTATCGGGGCCAACGCTACCCGCGAAAACGCCCTGGGCGGCGGCAGCTCCCAGGTAAAGGCAAAGTATGAGATTACGCCCCTGCAGGGCCTGCAGAAAGCCCTGGGCCCCCAAGCGAAAATCACCTACGCTCCCGGCTATAAAATTGCCCGCAACCAGAAGGCCGATCCGCAGCTGATTGAGCAGGCCGTGGCCGCCGCCAAAGCCGCCGACGTAGCCATCATTGTGGGGGGCGCCACCCACGGCTACGATTACAAAGTGTGGTCCGACAACGCCTACGACGCGGAGGGTTACGACAAGCCCGACATGAAAATGCCTTTCGGGCAGGACGAGCTGATTCAGGCCGTGCTGAAAGCCAACCCCAACACAGTGGTAGTGCTGCTGGGCGGCGGGCCTATTGACGTATCGGCGTGGGCGGGGCAGGCCAAGGGCATCGTGGAGGCCTGGTACCCGGGTATGGAAGGCGGCAACGCCCTGGCCAGCATTCTGCTGGGCGATGTAAACCCCTCGGGCAAGCTGCCCTTCACCTTCCCCGTGAAGCTGGAAGATTCGCCGGCCCACAAGCTGGGCGAGTACCCCAGCACCCCCGGCAACCCCCTGAAACAGACGTACAAGGAAGACATCTTTGTGGGCTACCGCTACTTCGATACCTATAAGGTAGCGCCCCAGTTTGCTTTCGGCCACGGCCTGAGCTACACCTCCTTCGACTACGGCAAGCTCACGGTGAAGCCCGCCGCCCAGAGCGCCACGGTAACCCTAAGCGTGCGCAACACAGGCAAAGTAGCCGGCGCCGAGGTGGTGCAGCTCTACGTGCACGACGACCAGGCCAGCGTGAAGCGCCCCGAAAAGGAGCTCAAAGCCTTCCAGAAAGTCTTCCTCAAGCCCGGTGAATCGAAAACGGTGACCCTCACCCTGGGCCCCGATGCTTTCCGTTACTACGACGAAGCCAAAAAGCAGTGGGTGCTGGAGCCTGGCAAATTCACTCTGCTCGTCGGCAGCTCCTCCCGCGACATTCGCCAGACGGGGGAAGTGAAGTTGTGA
- a CDS encoding DNA methyltransferase, whose amino-acid sequence MTYPEFEARWKPAGGAERANYGLFLQDLCDLLGVPRPDPTTDDPTQDQYVLERAVQFNDGQKKSTGRIDLYKRGCFVLETKQGTDTADQQQKQQRAELGLEPAKRRKGHAVRGSAKWAEMMQAARQQALGYVRALPPDEPRPLFVLVADVGYCLDVYSNFAGVGDSFVPFPDQTRFRLPLAALQDEKTRAMLRQIFLEPRELDPSRRAARVTRELAARLAKLSEQLERAGHAPEVVAQFLMRCLFTMFAEDVNLIPKQSFTGMLSQYRTPELLEFLPDALQGLWRTMDTGGFSPDLKARLRRFNGKLFHDATALPLSADQAELLLQSAKADWTEVEPAIFGTLLERALDPRERHSLGAHYTPRRYVERLVLPTVLEPLRREWAAAQAAAARRLDEGQPREARQELVRFLTRLTSIKILDPACGSGNFLYVTLEHLKRLEGEVLAAINSYGHTGLLELGGGTTVSPHQLLGLELNPRAAAIADVVLRIGYLQWHLRTYGPSELREPLLDEYQNIRQQDAALRHDTPLPRLDAQGLPVTRWDGFTVKVNPITNIEVPDEKAQVTVLDYPKPVPAEWPEADFVIGNPPFVGMKKMRLALGDGYAEALRKAYKGVVPDSADLVMYWWYNAAKLLKEGRIERFGFITTNSITMIFNRRVMEHFLSNDKAPISLDFVIPDHPWVDGAEGAAVRIAMTVAQRGSSVGRLLNVTKEHAANDETVEVEFIEQEGIINSDLSVGADLTSAKVLESNSSLCFLGVKFYGQGFVLDKATAKSLESTSSKSLVKRFVGGQDLVKSPRGLHVIDATGYTTSDLTTQFPDAYQRLLTHVKPERDHNPRESKRQKWWLFGENQPSMRAAVKELNQYIVSAETAKHRTFTFVPGDWVAEGTAVVIASDDPFILGVLSSKIHIVWALAAGGDLGGNTPRYNKSRCFDPFPFPAATAEQQARIRELAEQLDAHRKRQQAQHPTLTLTDLYNVVEKLRAGQPLSTAKEQTINQQGLASVVLSLHQQLDAAVAEAYGWPPTLPDAEILTRLVRLNHERAREEQQGHVRYLRPSYQAPELQQAALALPAAQAASAAAALTPNATALPDFPKELAQQMQAIRDAVQQAGQSVTAAQVAARFRRTKPERVQPLLDTLTALSLLRTTEEGAYAA is encoded by the coding sequence TTGACTTACCCCGAATTTGAAGCCCGCTGGAAGCCCGCCGGCGGCGCCGAACGTGCCAACTACGGCCTGTTTCTGCAAGACCTCTGCGACCTGCTGGGCGTACCCCGCCCCGACCCCACCACCGACGACCCCACCCAGGACCAGTACGTGCTGGAACGGGCCGTGCAGTTCAACGACGGCCAGAAGAAAAGCACCGGCCGCATCGACCTGTACAAGCGCGGCTGCTTTGTGCTGGAAACCAAGCAGGGCACCGATACCGCCGACCAGCAGCAGAAGCAGCAGCGCGCCGAGCTGGGCCTGGAGCCCGCCAAACGCCGCAAGGGCCACGCCGTGCGCGGCTCGGCCAAGTGGGCCGAAATGATGCAGGCGGCCCGCCAGCAGGCCCTGGGCTACGTGCGCGCCCTACCCCCCGACGAGCCCCGACCCTTGTTTGTGCTGGTGGCCGACGTGGGCTACTGCCTGGACGTGTATAGCAACTTTGCCGGGGTAGGCGACTCCTTCGTGCCCTTCCCCGACCAGACCCGCTTCCGCCTGCCCCTGGCCGCGCTCCAGGACGAGAAAACGCGGGCCATGCTCCGCCAGATTTTCCTGGAGCCCCGGGAGCTGGACCCCTCCCGCCGCGCCGCCCGCGTTACGCGGGAGCTGGCCGCCCGCCTGGCCAAGCTCTCGGAGCAGCTGGAGCGGGCCGGACACGCCCCCGAGGTGGTGGCCCAGTTTCTGATGCGCTGCCTGTTTACCATGTTCGCCGAAGACGTGAACCTGATTCCGAAGCAGAGCTTTACGGGCATGCTCAGCCAGTACCGCACCCCCGAGCTGCTGGAGTTTCTGCCCGATGCCCTCCAGGGCCTCTGGCGCACCATGGATACCGGCGGCTTCTCCCCCGACCTGAAAGCCCGCCTGCGCCGCTTCAACGGCAAGCTCTTCCACGATGCCACCGCCCTACCCCTCTCCGCCGACCAGGCCGAGCTGCTGCTGCAGTCGGCTAAGGCCGACTGGACGGAGGTAGAGCCGGCCATCTTCGGGACGCTGCTGGAGCGCGCCCTCGACCCCAGGGAGCGGCACAGCCTGGGCGCCCACTACACCCCGCGCCGCTACGTAGAGCGCCTGGTGCTGCCCACCGTGCTGGAGCCCCTGCGCCGGGAGTGGGCAGCCGCCCAGGCCGCCGCCGCCCGCCGCCTCGACGAAGGCCAGCCCCGCGAGGCCCGCCAGGAGCTGGTGCGCTTCCTTACCCGCCTCACCTCCATCAAAATCCTGGACCCGGCCTGCGGCTCCGGCAACTTCCTGTACGTGACCCTGGAGCACCTCAAGCGCCTGGAAGGCGAAGTGCTGGCCGCTATTAACAGCTACGGCCACACGGGTTTGCTGGAATTGGGCGGCGGTACCACCGTGAGCCCCCACCAGCTGCTGGGCCTGGAGCTGAACCCGCGCGCCGCCGCCATTGCCGACGTGGTGCTGCGCATTGGCTACCTGCAGTGGCACCTGCGCACCTACGGCCCCTCCGAGCTGCGCGAACCCCTGCTGGATGAGTACCAGAACATCCGCCAGCAGGATGCCGCCCTCCGGCACGATACGCCCCTACCCCGCCTCGATGCCCAAGGCCTGCCCGTAACCCGCTGGGATGGGTTTACTGTGAAGGTGAATCCGATTACGAATATTGAAGTGCCTGACGAAAAGGCACAGGTTACTGTATTAGATTATCCAAAACCTGTACCTGCAGAGTGGCCGGAGGCTGATTTTGTCATCGGAAATCCGCCGTTCGTAGGGATGAAAAAAATGCGGCTTGCATTAGGTGACGGTTACGCTGAGGCACTTCGCAAAGCCTATAAAGGAGTAGTCCCTGATTCTGCTGATTTGGTTATGTATTGGTGGTACAATGCTGCCAAACTCTTAAAAGAAGGCAGGATTGAGCGGTTTGGATTCATCACAACCAACTCCATTACTATGATTTTTAATCGTCGAGTAATGGAACATTTCCTAAGCAATGACAAAGCCCCTATTTCTCTAGACTTTGTTATTCCAGACCATCCTTGGGTTGATGGGGCAGAAGGTGCTGCAGTTCGTATTGCTATGACTGTAGCGCAGCGTGGTTCATCAGTAGGACGATTGTTGAATGTAACTAAAGAGCATGCGGCAAATGATGAAACTGTTGAAGTCGAATTTATTGAGCAGGAAGGCATCATTAATTCCGACTTGTCTGTAGGTGCAGATTTAACAAGTGCTAAGGTCTTAGAGTCAAATTCTAGCCTCTGCTTTCTCGGGGTTAAGTTCTATGGTCAGGGTTTTGTTCTTGACAAAGCAACTGCTAAGTCATTAGAATCAACAAGCAGCAAAAGCCTTGTCAAAAGATTTGTTGGTGGGCAGGATTTAGTCAAGTCGCCTCGTGGCTTGCATGTAATTGATGCGACTGGGTACACAACCAGTGATTTGACGACGCAATTCCCTGATGCTTATCAGCGGCTTTTAACGCACGTTAAGCCTGAGCGTGACCACAATCCACGTGAGTCAAAGCGACAGAAGTGGTGGTTATTTGGTGAAAACCAGCCTTCAATGCGGGCAGCGGTAAAGGAGTTAAACCAGTACATAGTTTCTGCTGAAACCGCCAAGCATCGCACTTTTACATTTGTTCCAGGAGATTGGGTAGCAGAAGGGACGGCTGTTGTAATTGCTTCTGATGACCCCTTCATTTTAGGTGTTCTTTCTAGTAAAATCCATATAGTTTGGGCATTAGCAGCAGGTGGTGACTTGGGAGGTAATACACCCCGCTACAATAAATCCCGTTGCTTCGACCCGTTCCCCTTCCCGGCGGCCACGGCGGAGCAGCAGGCGCGCATCCGGGAGCTGGCCGAACAGCTCGACGCCCACCGCAAGCGCCAGCAGGCCCAGCACCCCACCCTCACCCTCACCGACCTCTACAACGTGGTGGAGAAGCTGCGCGCCGGTCAGCCCCTGAGCACCGCCAAAGAGCAGACCATCAACCAGCAGGGCCTGGCCTCCGTGGTGCTCAGCCTCCATCAGCAGCTCGACGCCGCCGTGGCCGAGGCCTACGGCTGGCCCCCTACCCTCCCCGACGCCGAGATTCTGACCCGCCTCGTGCGCCTCAACCACGAGCGCGCCCGCGAGGAGCAGCAGGGCCACGTCCGGTACCTCCGCCCTTCCTACCAGGCCCCCGAGCTGCAGCAGGCCGCCCTGGCCCTGCCCGCCGCCCAGGCCGCCTCAGCCGCCGCGGCCCTCACCCCCAACGCCACCGCCCTCCCCGATTTCCCCAAGGAGCTGGCCCAGCAGATGCAAGCCATCCGCGACGCCGTGCAGCAGGCGGGCCAGTCGGTAACGGCCGCCCAGGTAGCCGCCCGCTTCCGGCGCACCAAGCCGGAGCGCGTGCAGCCCCTCCTGGACACCCTCACCGCCCTCAGCCTGCTCCGCACCACCGAGGAAGGCGCCTACGCGGCCTAG